Proteins encoded together in one Triticum dicoccoides isolate Atlit2015 ecotype Zavitan chromosome 7B, WEW_v2.0, whole genome shotgun sequence window:
- the LOC119337246 gene encoding aspartyl protease family protein At5g10770-like, whose protein sequence is MAAMVSPVLWCALLCCLYSVALGGKEHNFVVVPASSFEPEAACSTSVTSELPNRASVPLAHRHGPCVPSGASGKPSLAERLRRDRARANYIIRKASARTKTLSAGDASVPTFLGDSVDSLEYVVTLGIGTPPVQQTVLIDTGSDLSWVQCAPCNSAQCYPQKDPLFDPSKSSTFAPIPCSTDACKALSADSYDNGCTNATDGGASLCGYAIEYGNHAVTTGVYSTETLTLNAGVSVSNFSFGCGSNQHGPYDKFDGLLGLGGAPESLVSQTSSVYGGTFSYCLPPTSGSAGFLTLGAPRNSTADFLFTPMRHLSPELATFYVVTLTGISVGGTALDIPPAVFSKGMIIDSGTVITGLPKTAYAALRTAFQSAMSQYPLLPPSENGLDTCYNFTGNSSVTVPKVALTFSGGTTVDLSVPSGVLVEGCLAFRGESSDGSSGIIGNVNQRTLELLYDSGRGSVGFRSGAC, encoded by the coding sequence ATGGCAGCCATGGTTTCCCCCGTGCTCTGGTGCGCTCTGTTATGCTGCCTCTACTCGGTCGCGCTTGGAGGCAAGGAGCACAACTTCGTAGTGGTGCCAGCCAGCTCCTTCGAGCCAGAAGCAGCATGTTCCACATCAGTAACTTCTGAGCTGCCGAACCGTGCGTCCGTGCCCCTGGCGCACCGGCACGGACCGTGCGTGCCCTCGGGGGCCAGCGGCAAGCCGTCTCTCGCCGAGAGGCTCCGCAGAGACCGAGCCCGCGCCAACTACATCATTCGCAAGGCCTCGGCGCGCACGAAAACGTTGTCAGCAGGAGACGCGAGCGTCCCGACGTTCCTCGGCGACTCGGTCGACTCGCTGGAGTACGTGGTCACCCTGGGCATCGGCACGCCGCCCGTGCAGCAGACCGTGCTCATCGACACTGGCAGCGACCTGTCGTGGGTGCAGTGCGCGCCCTGCAACTCCGCGCAGTGCTACCCGCAGAAAGACCCCCTGTTCGACCCCAGCAAGTCGTCCACGTTCGCGCCCATCCCCTGCTCCACCGACGCGTGCAAGGCGCTCTCGGCCGACAGCTACGACAACGGCTGCACCAACGCCACGGACGGCGGCGCCTCCCTGTGCGGGTACGCGATCGAGTACGGCAACCACGCAGTCACCACGGGGGTGTACAGCACGGAGACACTCACGCTCAACGCCGGCGTCTCCGTCAGCAACTTCAGCTTCGGCTGCGGCAGCAACCAGCACGGGCCCTACGACAAGTTCGACGGCCTCCTCGGCCTCGGCGGCGCGCCGGAGTCGCTCGTGTCGCAGACGTCGTCCGTGTACGGCGGCACCTTCTCCTACTGCCTCCCGCCGACGAGCGGCAGCGCCGGGTTCCTCACCCTCGGCGCGCCGAGGAACAGCACGGCCGACTTCCTGTTCACGCCGATGCGCCACCTATCCCCGGAGCTCGCGACGTTCTACGTCGTCACGCTCACCGGCATAAGCGTCGGCGGGACAGCGCTGGACATCCCGCCGGCGGTGTTCTCCAAGGGCATGATCATCGACTCCGGCACGGTCATCACGGGGCTCCCGAAGACGGCCTACGCGGCGCTGCGGACGGCGTTCCAGAGCGCCATGTCCCAGTACCCGCTCCTGCCGCCGTCGGAGAACGGGCTCGACACGTGCTACAACTTTACCGGCAACAGCAGCGTCACCGTGCCCAAGGTGGCCCTCACGTTCAGCGGCGGCACCACCGTCGACCTCAGCGTGCCGTCGGGGGTTCTGGTGGAAGGATGCCTCGCCTTCAGGGGAGAAAGCTCCGACGGCAGCAGCGGGATCATCGGCAATGTGAATCAGCGTACCTTGGAGCTCTTGTACGATTCTGGCCGCGGAAGCGTCGGATTCAGGTCTGGTGCCTGCTGA